Part of the Paludisphaera borealis genome, GGCGAGACCGAGAACCCCTTGCTCTCGCGGATCACCGTGGTGGTGATGGGCGACGACCGGTATCTCGAGCAGGTGCGCAAGCAGCTCGAGAAGATCGTCACCGTGGTGAAGGTCCATGACATCTCGAAGGAAGACTACGTCGAACGCGACTTGATGCTGATCAAGATCAAGGCGACGCCGGCCAACCGGATGGAAATCCAGTCTCTGGTGCAGATCTTCCGGGGACGGATCGTCGACGTCAGTCTTGAAGAAGTCATGATCGAGATCTCGGGGCAGGAGAAGAAGGTCGAGGCCTTCATCGAAGCCGTCCGCGGCTACGGGATTCTCGAGATGGCCCGGACGGGCCGGATCGCGCTGGTCCGCGGCTGCCGGAGCATCGAGGAAAACGCCCCGGACGCGTCGTCGCCCGTCGAGGACGCAGAGCCGATGGTTCATGGGCATTCCGAGCTTTGAGCTGTTTCGGCCCACGCCGTCGTCGCCCCGCGACGCGAGCCCGTCGCCTTGCGTCGCTTTCCCGCCCGGCCTTCAAGCGACGCCCGCCGAACCAACCCGCCCGGGACTGAGCCGATCAGGCCCCGGGTCTTCTATTCCTACTCTTACGACAAGACGAGCCACCGAGGAGAACGCGATGCCCGCCCAGATGTACTACGATCAGGACGCCGACCTTTCGCTGCTCAAGGGCAAGACGGTGGCGATCATCGGCTACGGCAGCCAGGGTCACGCCCACGCCCAGAACCTCCGCGATTCGGGATGCAACGTGGTGGTCGGCCAGCGGCCGGGCTCCGCCAACTACGACATCGCCGTCAACGACGGGTTCAAGCCGGTCTCGGCGGCCGAGGCGGCCGAAGCGGGCGACCTGGTCAACCTTCTGCTCCCCGACGAAGTCCAGGGCGACATCTACGCCAACGACGTCAAGCCGCACCTTCGCCCCGGCAACCTGCTGCTCTGCTCCCACGGTTTCAACATCCACTTCGGACAGGTCGTGCCGCCGAAGGGCGTCGACAGCGCCCTCGTGGCCCCCAAGGGCCCCGGGCACCTCGTCCGCAGCGAGTACGTTCGTGGCGGCGGCGTCCCCTGCTTGATCGCCACCGCCGACGACTGCTCCCCCGCCGGCAAGGCCCTGGCCCTCGCCTACGCCAAGGGCATCGGCGGCGCCCGCGCCGGCGTCTTGCAGACCACCTTCGCCGAAGAGACCGAGACCGACCTGTTCGGCGAGCAAGTCGTGCTCTGCGGCGGCCTCAGCGCCCTGGTCAAGATGGGCTATGAGACGCTGGTCGAAGCCGGCTACCAGCCGGAGAGCGCGTACTTCGAGTGCGTCCACGAGCTGAAGCTGATCGTCGACCTGATCTATCAGGGCGGCCTCGACTACATGCGGTACAGCATCTCGAACACGGCCGAATACGGCGATTACAGCCGGGGCCCGCGGATCATCAACGAGCAGACCCGCGAGGAGATGCGGAAGATCCTCCGCGAGATCCAGTCGGGCCAGTTCGCCCGCGAGTGGATTCTCGAAAACAAGGCCAACAACCCCGTGTTCAACGCCACCAAGAAGCTCGAACGCAAGCACCCGGTCGAGACCGTCGGCAAGCGGCTCCGCGCTCTCATGCCGTGGATCAAAGCCAAGACGGTCTGACCCATCCGAGGTCGTTTTTCATGCCGCTCTACCGGGAGTGTCCTTCCTGCCGAGCCCTGCTCACGGAGGACCAGCTTACGACCTCCGAGGGGCTGTGCCCCTATTGCGACGCCCGGGTCGGAGCCCATGGCGAGTTTGCGAGCCCCGACGCCGCCCCGGACACCCGGCGGCGGCGTCCGCTCGTCCCGCTCTCGGCCCCCGCGACCCTGAGCGGCAAGCTCGCGACGGCTCTGTTCCTGCTCTTCGAGCAATTCGCGCTGATCGCCGGCCTGATGCTCCTCATCAAATTGCCGTCGAACATCGGAATCGAGCTGATCGCCGACCAGAACCCCAACCGCGTCGACCCGGTCGAGATCCTTCGCCTCAAGATCCTGGTCGATCTCTTCTTCGGCCCGATCTACATGGCCGGAATCGTCACCCTGCTGGCGAACCGCATGTCGGGCCTGCCGACGACGTTCCGCGAGGCGGCCCAGGCGGGCCTCCACAACTGGGCCTCGCTGTTCGCCGCTCGGATCGTCTCGGGGTTTTTCATCCTCTGCGGCGTGATCCTCTTCATCATCCCGGGGATCATCCTCGCCATCCGCTACAGCCTGATCGACGAAGCGGTGGTGCTCGAAGGCGCAACCGTCGCCGACTCACGCGCCCGCAGTTCCGCCCTGACGGCGGGGAAGGAACTCAAGATCTTTCTGGCCGGCCTCGTCTCATTCTTCCTCATCGCCGCCTTCTTCGAGCTGACCCGCGATCTCGCCGGCCAGGCGGGACTGTTCGACGACCCCTTGACCCGCGCGGCCTTCGACAGCCTGGTCGATGTCTTCGCCATCTTCTACTCGATCGTGCTGTTCCTCTATTACTGGGAAGCACGCACCGAACGGGAATCCGCCGGCCTCCTGCTGACGGCCTCCAAGGAAGTCCAGAACTACGAGCTTTAGCTTTCGCGGTCGATCCGCCAGCCCGTTCCCATCAAGGTTGTTTTCAAAGCCATGGCCGACCCCATTCAGAAAGCGCCGGAGAACGTCTCGGGCCGATACTACGTCGATCTGACGTGCATCGACTGCGACCTCTGCCGCGAGACCGCGCCCGCGCACTTCGTCCGCAACAACGACGACGGCCATACCTTCGTCGTCAAGCAACCAAAGTCGCCCGACGAGGAAGCCGCCTGCCACCTGGCGATGCTGGAATGCCCCGTCGAAGCCATCGGCGACGACGGCTGAGAGGCTTCCCGGGACGTCCGTCGCCTTCGAGCCCGCGCGCCCGGGTCGAACACCGCGGTGGCAGACTCTCCGGAGACCTCGGCGCCGGGCTCGATCTTCCGCGGGACAAACGGGGACGTTCGGGTTATCATGCGAACCAGCATGCCCCCATTCCCCCGGCCGCCGCGACTCTCGGGCGGTCGGGCCGGACGTTCCCGGCGATCCTGAACCTCGGAAGGAGCCTCGGATGAGAATGCGACACCTCGCGGCGTGGTTTTCTGGAGCGGCCCTCCTCGGGACGGGGGCGACGCTCCTGTGGGCCCAACCGCCCCAACCCCAGCGAGCAGCTCCGGCGCAGGCGGAACGGGACAAGCTCCGCGCCGAGGTCATCAAGCTCCGAACCGAATCCGAGATGCTCCGGTTCGATTACGAACTCGCCCGCGACGGCGTCCTGGAAGAGCTGAAGATGGGCAGATCGATGAAGATGGCCGGACAGCTCATGGGAGCCTTCGGCGGCCTCCAGGCCGCGATCAACGAACCGCAAG contains:
- a CDS encoding ferredoxin, which codes for MADPIQKAPENVSGRYYVDLTCIDCDLCRETAPAHFVRNNDDGHTFVVKQPKSPDEEAACHLAMLECPVEAIGDDG
- the ilvC gene encoding ketol-acid reductoisomerase codes for the protein MPAQMYYDQDADLSLLKGKTVAIIGYGSQGHAHAQNLRDSGCNVVVGQRPGSANYDIAVNDGFKPVSAAEAAEAGDLVNLLLPDEVQGDIYANDVKPHLRPGNLLLCSHGFNIHFGQVVPPKGVDSALVAPKGPGHLVRSEYVRGGGVPCLIATADDCSPAGKALALAYAKGIGGARAGVLQTTFAEETETDLFGEQVVLCGGLSALVKMGYETLVEAGYQPESAYFECVHELKLIVDLIYQGGLDYMRYSISNTAEYGDYSRGPRIINEQTREEMRKILREIQSGQFAREWILENKANNPVFNATKKLERKHPVETVGKRLRALMPWIKAKTV
- the ilvN gene encoding acetolactate synthase small subunit, producing the protein MRHVLSALVQNRPGVLAHVSGMFASRGYNIDSLAVGETENPLLSRITVVVMGDDRYLEQVRKQLEKIVTVVKVHDISKEDYVERDLMLIKIKATPANRMEIQSLVQIFRGRIVDVSLEEVMIEISGQEKKVEAFIEAVRGYGILEMARTGRIALVRGCRSIEENAPDASSPVEDAEPMVHGHSEL